The Flavobacterium psychrophilum genome includes a region encoding these proteins:
- the prfC gene encoding peptide chain release factor 3 (stimulates the release of release factors 1 and 2 from the ribosome after hydrolysis of the ester bond in peptidyl-tRNA has occurred; GDP/GTP-binding protein), whose translation MNFNKEIDRRRTFGIISHPDAGKTTLTEKLLLFGGAIQEAGAVKSNKIKKGATSDFMEIERQRGISVATSVLAFNYKDKKINILDTPGHKDFAEDTFRTLTAVDSVIVVIDVAKGVEEQTEKLVQVCRMRNIPMLVFINKLDREGKDAFDLMDEVEQKLGLTVTPLSFPIGMGYDFKGIYNIWEKNINLFSGDSRKNIEETIAFSDISSPELEKIIGEKPATQLREELELIDEVYPPFDRQAYLDGKLQPVFFGSALNNFGVRELLDCFIEIAPSPRPKESDTRLVEPDENKFAGFVFKIHANMDPKHRDRIAFVKIVSGVFERNKPYLHVRLNKNLKFSSPNAFFAEKKEIVDISYPGDIVGLHDTGNFKIGDTLTEGELMAFKGIPSFSPEHFRYINNADPLKAKQLEKGIDQLMDEGVAQLFTLEMNNRKVIGTVGALQYEVIQYRLEHEYNAKCSYENFPAYKACWVKPDDAKNEEFAEFKRIKQKFLAKDKYGQLVFLADSDFSISMTQSKYPSVKLFFTSEFD comes from the coding sequence ATGAATTTTAATAAAGAGATTGACAGAAGGCGTACTTTTGGTATTATTTCCCACCCCGATGCCGGTAAGACAACACTAACCGAAAAACTCCTTTTATTTGGGGGCGCTATTCAGGAAGCGGGCGCTGTAAAAAGCAACAAAATTAAAAAAGGCGCTACCAGTGACTTTATGGAAATTGAAAGGCAAAGGGGTATCTCTGTTGCCACATCGGTACTTGCCTTTAACTACAAAGACAAAAAAATAAACATTCTTGATACGCCCGGCCACAAGGATTTTGCTGAAGATACTTTTAGGACCCTTACTGCAGTAGACAGCGTTATCGTTGTTATTGACGTTGCAAAAGGTGTTGAGGAGCAGACCGAAAAACTTGTACAGGTGTGCCGCATGCGTAATATTCCTATGCTGGTGTTTATTAATAAACTTGACCGTGAAGGTAAAGATGCTTTTGACCTTATGGACGAAGTGGAGCAAAAACTGGGATTAACAGTTACTCCGTTGAGCTTCCCTATAGGTATGGGTTACGATTTTAAGGGTATATATAATATCTGGGAAAAGAACATCAACCTTTTTAGTGGCGACAGCCGTAAAAACATTGAAGAAACCATTGCCTTTAGCGACATTAGCAGCCCGGAACTTGAAAAGATAATAGGTGAAAAACCCGCAACACAATTAAGGGAAGAACTTGAACTTATTGATGAGGTATACCCTCCTTTTGACAGGCAGGCCTATCTTGACGGAAAACTTCAGCCTGTGTTCTTTGGTTCGGCATTAAACAACTTTGGTGTGCGCGAACTTTTAGACTGTTTTATTGAAATTGCACCATCGCCAAGGCCAAAAGAGTCTGATACAAGACTTGTTGAACCGGATGAAAATAAATTTGCCGGTTTTGTATTTAAGATACACGCCAATATGGACCCTAAACACCGCGACAGAATTGCCTTCGTAAAAATTGTTTCGGGTGTGTTTGAAAGAAACAAACCGTATTTGCACGTACGCCTTAACAAAAACCTTAAATTCTCGAGTCCGAATGCCTTTTTTGCCGAAAAGAAAGAAATTGTAGATATCTCCTACCCTGGCGATATTGTGGGCCTTCACGATACAGGAAACTTTAAAATTGGTGATACGCTTACCGAAGGCGAATTAATGGCCTTTAAAGGTATTCCAAGCTTCTCTCCCGAGCATTTCCGTTACATTAATAATGCCGATCCTCTTAAGGCAAAACAGCTTGAAAAAGGTATCGACCAGCTAATGGACGAAGGTGTGGCACAGCTGTTTACATTGGAAATGAATAACCGTAAGGTAATTGGTACTGTGGGTGCACTGCAATATGAAGTTATACAGTACAGGCTGGAGCATGAATATAATGCAAAATGTTCTTACGAGAACTTTCCTGCCTACAAAGCATGTTGGGTTAAGCCTGATGATGCTAAAAATGAAGAATTTGCCGAATTTAAAAGGATTAAACAAAAGTTTCTTGCCAAAGACAAGTATGGACAGCTTGTATTTTTGGCCGACTCTGATTTTTCCATCTCAATGACGCAATCTAAATACCCGAGCGTTAAGTTATTCTTTACTTCGGAATTCGACTAA
- a CDS encoding uridine kinase, with protein sequence MLIIGIAGGTGSGKTTVVQQIMNELPSDEVGIISQDSYYRQTSGLSYEERSKTNFDHPNAIDFELLATHLADLKAGKTIEQPVYSFITHNRTSDTIITHPRKVMIVEGILILSDAHLRDMFEIKVFVYADSDERLIRRLKRDIAERGRDMEEVLNRYQTTLKPMHEQFIEPTKAYADIIIPHDRYNTVAIDVVRAVIHQRIK encoded by the coding sequence ATGCTCATAATAGGAATTGCAGGCGGTACCGGAAGCGGAAAAACCACAGTGGTACAACAAATAATGAATGAACTTCCGTCAGATGAAGTTGGCATTATCTCGCAGGATTCTTACTATCGCCAAACCAGTGGGCTGAGCTACGAAGAACGGTCTAAAACCAACTTTGACCACCCAAACGCTATTGATTTTGAACTGTTAGCTACTCACCTGGCCGACCTCAAAGCGGGCAAGACAATAGAACAGCCTGTATATTCTTTTATTACCCATAACAGGACAAGCGATACTATTATTACGCATCCGCGGAAAGTTATGATCGTTGAGGGCATCCTTATACTATCTGACGCACACCTTCGCGATATGTTTGAAATCAAGGTGTTTGTTTATGCTGATTCTGATGAACGTTTAATCCGTCGCCTAAAACGCGATATTGCCGAGAGAGGCCGTGACATGGAAGAAGTTTTAAATCGATACCAAACCACCCTTAAACCCATGCACGAGCAATTTATTGAACCCACAAAAGCCTACGCTGATATTATTATTCCGCATGACAGGTACAACACTGTAGCTATAGACGTGGTAAGGGCTGTTATACACCAGCGCATAAAATAG
- a CDS encoding transcriptional regulator: MFRKILITEDIDSISLSITAMLEKNFDAEIINAKYCDEGYLLIKKAAQDEKPFDLVITDLSFKDDHRDTTISSGEDFIKKIREEFFDLKIIVYSIEDRPFLIKSLFNNSYINAYVAKGRDSISELTDAIHNVYYGNIYLSPEFADVLKDQSVFEVDKYDVEVLKLLSEGFTQEDISVVFKQKNYPSPSTSSIEKKINKLKFMFKANNSIHLVAITKDMRLI, translated from the coding sequence ATGTTCAGAAAAATTTTAATAACAGAAGACATTGACAGCATTAGCCTTAGCATTACTGCTATGCTGGAAAAGAATTTTGACGCCGAAATTATTAATGCAAAATATTGCGATGAAGGTTACCTTCTTATAAAAAAAGCAGCTCAGGACGAAAAACCGTTTGACCTGGTAATTACAGATCTTTCATTTAAAGATGACCATAGAGACACTACGATAAGCTCGGGAGAAGACTTTATTAAAAAAATAAGGGAAGAATTTTTTGATCTGAAAATTATTGTCTACTCTATAGAAGACAGGCCGTTCCTTATAAAATCACTTTTTAACAACAGCTATATAAATGCATATGTTGCCAAAGGAAGAGACAGCATAAGCGAACTTACTGATGCCATACATAACGTATATTATGGTAACATTTACCTTTCTCCCGAATTTGCCGATGTTTTAAAAGACCAGTCGGTTTTTGAAGTGGATAAATACGATGTGGAAGTTTTAAAATTGCTTTCGGAAGGATTTACACAAGAAGACATCAGCGTTGTGTTTAAGCAAAAAAACTACCCATCGCCCAGTACGAGCAGTATAGAAAAGAAGATTAACAAGCTGAAATTCATGTTTAAAGCTAATAATAGTATACACCTTGTCGCAATAACAAAAGACATGAGATTAATATAG
- a CDS encoding septum formation initiator, with protein sequence MNAFKKLTSRYPILKILGNRYVLVIIFAAVWLTFLDNYSYFENRVLDKKIEELEANKRYYIQEIKKDSISIKQLNNADQTEKYAREKYYMKRENEDIYIIEFEDDVPVAKDEDTKSL encoded by the coding sequence ATGAACGCATTCAAAAAACTAACTTCACGCTATCCTATCCTTAAAATACTAGGGAACAGGTATGTATTGGTTATTATTTTTGCTGCCGTATGGCTTACTTTCCTTGACAATTACTCTTATTTTGAAAATCGTGTACTTGATAAAAAAATAGAAGAACTGGAAGCCAACAAACGTTACTATATCCAGGAAATAAAAAAGGACAGTATTAGCATTAAACAGCTAAATAATGCTGACCAGACCGAAAAATACGCGCGTGAGAAATACTACATGAAACGCGAAAATGAAGACATTTACATCATAGAATTTGAAGATGACGTGCCCGTTGCAAAGGATGAGGATACGAAATCACTTTAA
- a CDS encoding methylmalonyl-CoA mutase — protein MSDNLFNEFDPVSSKQWKQQIQYELKGADYNETLVWESPEGIKVKPFYHIDNFMQGPAVAGKAAEFTICQNIFVHDAEKSAGRAASTLKRGAETIRFTITDETIDVKTILAKIPNGTSVYFYLGFISIDFVKSLDTIAKERNADFYVQLDPIGHLAKDGNWHKNLETDIEALNTIAIACSNIHFLNVDGSIYQNAGANIVQQIAYTLAHANEYFNRIATINKPIVLQVALGTNYFFEIAKLRALRTLFDLIAAEYDHTFDCHIIATPTKRNKTLYDYNVNMLRTTTECMSAILGGANSVANLAYDALYHKDNEFGDRIARNQLLVLKHESYFDKVNNPADGAYYIEELTQQLAEKALALFKDIEANGGFLTQLKEGTIQRKIQESAAKEQELFDSGKEVLLGTNKYPNKADRMSHDLELYPFVKANPRKTLIQPIIEKRLAEKIEQERLESEKADA, from the coding sequence ATGAGCGACAACCTATTTAATGAATTTGATCCGGTTTCTTCCAAACAGTGGAAACAGCAAATACAGTACGAGCTTAAAGGAGCCGACTATAATGAAACGCTTGTTTGGGAAAGTCCTGAAGGCATTAAGGTAAAACCGTTTTATCATATAGACAACTTTATGCAGGGCCCTGCTGTAGCAGGCAAAGCAGCCGAGTTTACTATCTGCCAGAATATTTTTGTACATGATGCAGAGAAATCGGCAGGAAGAGCGGCTTCTACACTTAAACGAGGTGCAGAAACAATTCGTTTTACGATTACAGACGAAACTATCGATGTAAAAACCATTCTTGCTAAAATACCAAACGGCACCTCCGTGTATTTTTATTTGGGTTTCATATCAATCGATTTCGTAAAGAGTCTCGATACTATAGCCAAAGAAAGGAATGCCGATTTTTATGTACAGCTTGACCCTATAGGTCACCTTGCAAAAGACGGAAACTGGCATAAAAATCTTGAAACAGATATTGAGGCTTTAAATACTATAGCTATTGCATGCAGCAACATTCACTTTTTAAATGTTGACGGAAGTATATACCAAAATGCCGGAGCAAATATTGTTCAGCAGATTGCCTATACACTGGCGCATGCCAACGAATATTTTAACCGTATTGCTACCATTAACAAGCCAATTGTGCTTCAGGTAGCGTTGGGTACCAACTACTTTTTTGAAATTGCAAAACTGCGTGCCCTAAGAACATTATTCGATCTTATTGCTGCAGAATACGACCATACTTTTGACTGCCATATTATTGCTACGCCAACAAAACGTAACAAGACGCTTTACGACTACAACGTAAATATGCTTCGTACCACTACAGAGTGCATGAGTGCCATACTCGGCGGAGCGAATTCGGTAGCCAATTTAGCATACGATGCACTTTACCATAAAGACAACGAGTTTGGCGACCGTATAGCACGTAACCAACTTTTAGTATTGAAACACGAGAGTTATTTCGATAAGGTAAATAACCCTGCCGATGGTGCTTATTACATAGAAGAACTTACCCAGCAGCTTGCCGAAAAAGCACTTGCCTTGTTTAAGGATATTGAGGCTAACGGCGGTTTTCTGACACAGCTTAAAGAAGGGACTATTCAGCGCAAGATCCAGGAAAGTGCAGCCAAAGAACAGGAATTGTTTGACAGCGGTAAAGAAGTACTGCTTGGCACCAATAAATACCCTAATAAGGCCGACCGTATGAGCCACGACCTGGAGTTATATCCTTTTGTAAAGGCAAACCCAAGGAAAACGCTTATTCAGCCTATTATAGAAAAAAGGCTTGCCGAAAAAATCGAGCAGGAACGACTTGAAAGTGAAAAGGCCGACGCTTAG